The following proteins are co-located in the Nerophis ophidion isolate RoL-2023_Sa linkage group LG04, RoL_Noph_v1.0, whole genome shotgun sequence genome:
- the orai2 gene encoding protein orai-2 isoform X2, with product MVEVQLEMDYRYPLVLLIAFSVCTTVLVAVHLFALLISTCILPNVEAVSNIHNLNSVSESPHERMHHYIELAWGFSTALGILLFLAEVVLLCWIKFLPVKTTPPPAASDTGEKGWQAALASTIIMVPVGIIFVVFTIHFYRSLVRHKTERHHQEIEELHKIKVQLDGHEQGLLAV from the coding sequence ATGGTGGAGGTGCAACTGGAGATGGACTACCGCTACCCGCTGGTGCTCCTCATCGCCTTCAGCGTGTGCACCACCGTGCTGGTGGCGGTGCACCTGTTTGCGCTCCTCATCAGCACGTGCATCCTGCCCAACGTGGAGGCGGTCAGCAACATCCACAACCTCAACTCGGTCAGCGAGTCGCCGCACGAGCGCATGCACCACTACATCGAGCTGGCCTGGGGCTTCTCCACGGCGCTGGgcatcctcctcttcctcgccGAGGTGGTGCTCCTCTGCTGGATCAAGTTCCTGCCCGTCAAAACGACGCCGCCGCCCGCCGCCTCGGACACGGGCGAAAAGGGCTGGCAGGCGGCGCTGGCCTCCACCATCATCATGGTGCCCGTGGGCATCATCTTCGTGGTGTTCACCATCCACTTCTACCGCTCGCTGGTGCGCCACAAGACGGAGCGCCACCACCAGGAGATCGAGGAGCTGCACAAGATCAAAGTGCAGCTGGACGGCCACGAGCAAGGCCTGCTGGCCGTGTGA
- the orai2 gene encoding protein orai-2 isoform X1 — protein MSNELNVPMGSPAPGASERAQDGGGMDYRDWVRRSYLELVSSNHHSVQALSWRKLYLSRAKLKASSRTSALLSGFAMVAMVEVQLEMDYRYPLVLLIAFSVCTTVLVAVHLFALLISTCILPNVEAVSNIHNLNSVSESPHERMHHYIELAWGFSTALGILLFLAEVVLLCWIKFLPVKTTPPPAASDTGEKGWQAALASTIIMVPVGIIFVVFTIHFYRSLVRHKTERHHQEIEELHKIKVQLDGHEQGLLAV, from the exons ATGAGCAACGAGCTCAACGTGCCCATGGGGTCCCCGGCCCCGGGGGCCTCTGAGCGTGCCCAAGACGGCGGGGGCATGGACTACAGGGACTGGGTGCGGCGCAGCTACCTGGAGCTGGTCAGCTCCAACCATCACTCGGTGCAGGCGCTCTCCTGGAGGAAGCTCTACCTGAGCCGGGCCAAGCTCAAAGCCTCCAGCCGGACCTCGGCGCTCCTCTCGGGCTTCGCCATG GTGGCCATGGTGGAGGTGCAACTGGAGATGGACTACCGCTACCCGCTGGTGCTCCTCATCGCCTTCAGCGTGTGCACCACCGTGCTGGTGGCGGTGCACCTGTTTGCGCTCCTCATCAGCACGTGCATCCTGCCCAACGTGGAGGCGGTCAGCAACATCCACAACCTCAACTCGGTCAGCGAGTCGCCGCACGAGCGCATGCACCACTACATCGAGCTGGCCTGGGGCTTCTCCACGGCGCTGGgcatcctcctcttcctcgccGAGGTGGTGCTCCTCTGCTGGATCAAGTTCCTGCCCGTCAAAACGACGCCGCCGCCCGCCGCCTCGGACACGGGCGAAAAGGGCTGGCAGGCGGCGCTGGCCTCCACCATCATCATGGTGCCCGTGGGCATCATCTTCGTGGTGTTCACCATCCACTTCTACCGCTCGCTGGTGCGCCACAAGACGGAGCGCCACCACCAGGAGATCGAGGAGCTGCACAAGATCAAAGTGCAGCTGGACGGCCACGAGCAAGGCCTGCTGGCCGTGTGA